A single window of Pectobacterium parmentieri DNA harbors:
- a CDS encoding protein-L-isoaspartate(D-aspartate) O-methyltransferase, protein MVNKRIETLLAQLRQQGIQDERLLTAIEAVPRERFVDEAFEHKAYENTALPIGSGQTISQPYMVAKMTELLNLTPVSRVLEIGTGSGYQTAILAHLVRHVCSVERIKGLQWQAKRRLKQLDLHNVSTRHGDGWQGWASRGPFDAIIVTAAPPEIPRALLEQLDEGGVMVLPVGEQSQILQVVQRHAGEFIIQTVEAVRFVPLVKGELA, encoded by the coding sequence ATGGTAAACAAACGTATAGAAACGTTGCTGGCACAATTGCGTCAGCAAGGCATTCAGGACGAGCGTCTGCTGACGGCAATAGAGGCCGTACCCAGAGAACGCTTCGTTGACGAGGCTTTCGAACATAAAGCGTATGAGAACACCGCTCTACCTATCGGCTCCGGCCAGACGATCTCGCAACCTTATATGGTTGCGAAGATGACGGAACTGCTCAACCTGACGCCGGTATCCCGCGTGCTTGAGATTGGCACCGGTTCAGGTTATCAAACGGCGATTTTAGCGCATTTAGTTCGGCACGTTTGTTCGGTTGAACGTATCAAAGGGCTGCAATGGCAGGCTAAACGTCGTTTAAAGCAGCTTGATTTACACAATGTTTCTACCCGTCATGGCGATGGGTGGCAGGGATGGGCGTCGCGTGGGCCGTTTGATGCGATTATCGTTACGGCGGCACCGCCGGAAATTCCTCGGGCGCTGTTGGAACAACTTGATGAAGGCGGTGTGATGGTGTTGCCTGTCGGAGAACAGTCGCAAATACTGCAAGTTGTTCAGCGCCATGCTGGCGAATTTATTATTCAAACGGTTGAAGCCGTTAGGTTTGTTCCGCTAGTCAAAGGCGAATTAGCCTGA
- the nlpD gene encoding murein hydrolase activator NlpD — translation MMNFRQIAACMVVVLGVAGCSNNNSKSAPISSVDGNTGSRGGMLSSPPPRISTAGENVATASDGRIVYNRSYGNIPKGSYSGGNAYTVKRGDTLFYIAWITGNDYRDLAQRNNIPEPYSLNVGQSLSLGNGTGNNTSGSGGLTSSGGMLATTDATRGGVPTPPSSAQIQTTSVDSQSTNAYSANQGKQNVGKMLPTAGATTTAPVSAPAAVASSNTAAVSSWRWPTDGKVIDSFSDSEGGNKGIDIAGSRGQPITATANGRVVYAGNALRGYGNLIIIKHNDDYLSAYAHNDTMLVREQQDVTAGQKIATMGSTGTSSVRLHFEIRYKGKSVNPLRFLPQR, via the coding sequence ATGATGAATTTTCGTCAGATTGCTGCGTGTATGGTGGTTGTCTTAGGGGTAGCTGGATGCTCCAACAATAATTCCAAATCCGCACCGATTAGCAGCGTTGACGGAAACACGGGCAGCCGAGGGGGAATGTTATCTTCGCCACCACCGCGCATTTCAACGGCAGGTGAAAATGTGGCAACAGCGTCCGATGGCCGGATTGTTTATAACCGTAGCTACGGTAATATCCCGAAAGGCAGCTACAGCGGCGGCAATGCCTATACCGTTAAGCGGGGAGATACCCTGTTTTATATCGCCTGGATTACCGGCAATGACTACCGGGATCTGGCACAGCGCAATAATATTCCAGAGCCATACAGCCTGAATGTGGGGCAATCGCTGAGTTTAGGTAATGGAACCGGCAATAATACGTCGGGCAGTGGTGGCCTGACGAGCAGCGGCGGCATGTTGGCAACAACCGACGCCACCCGAGGTGGCGTACCAACGCCGCCATCAAGTGCTCAAATACAAACTACATCGGTTGATTCTCAGTCAACTAATGCGTATTCTGCTAATCAGGGTAAACAGAATGTAGGTAAGATGTTACCTACGGCAGGGGCAACAACAACCGCTCCTGTTTCCGCTCCAGCGGCTGTTGCCAGCAGCAATACGGCTGCTGTAAGCAGTTGGCGTTGGCCTACCGATGGGAAAGTCATAGATAGTTTCTCCGATTCTGAAGGGGGAAATAAAGGGATTGATATCGCCGGCTCACGTGGGCAACCGATCACCGCAACCGCCAATGGGCGCGTGGTGTATGCGGGCAATGCGCTACGTGGTTACGGAAATCTGATAATCATCAAGCATAATGATGACTACCTCAGTGCCTATGCCCATAACGATACGATGCTCGTCCGTGAGCAACAAGATGTCACGGCAGGACAAAAAATCGCTACGATGGGCAGTACAGGCACCAGCTCAGTTCGCTTGCACTTTGAAATTCGTTACAAGGGGAAATCCGTAAACCCGCTGCGTTTTCTGCCGCAGCGATAA
- the rpoS gene encoding RNA polymerase sigma factor RpoS, whose product MSQSTLKVNELHEETDFDENGLDVFDDKALAEEDTNDSDSAEDELLSQGVPQRVLDATQLYLGEIGYSPLLTAEEEVYFARRALRGDIPSRRRMIESNLRLVVKIARRYNNRGLALLDLIEEGNLGLIRAVEKFDPERGFRFSTYATWWIRQTIERAIMNQTRTIRLPIHIVKELNVYLRTARELSHKLDHEPSAEEIAEQLDKPVDDVNRMLRLNERITSVDTPLGGDSEKALLDILADEKDNGPEDTTQDNDMKQNIVKWLFELNAKQREVLARRFGLLGYEAATLEDVGREIGLTRERVRQIQVEGLRRLREILQVQGLSIEELFRE is encoded by the coding sequence ATGAGCCAAAGTACGCTGAAAGTTAACGAGTTACATGAAGAGACCGATTTCGACGAAAATGGACTTGACGTTTTTGACGATAAAGCGCTGGCAGAGGAAGATACCAATGATAGTGACTCGGCGGAAGACGAGCTGTTATCGCAAGGGGTCCCACAGCGTGTTTTAGACGCAACACAACTCTATTTGGGAGAGATCGGCTATTCGCCGCTTTTAACCGCAGAAGAAGAAGTTTATTTTGCCCGACGCGCGCTGCGTGGTGATATCCCATCACGCCGCCGAATGATAGAGAGTAACCTGCGGCTGGTAGTGAAAATTGCCCGCCGTTACAACAATCGTGGTCTGGCGCTGCTGGACCTGATTGAAGAGGGGAATCTCGGCCTGATCCGTGCGGTGGAGAAATTCGATCCTGAAAGAGGATTCCGTTTTTCAACCTACGCGACGTGGTGGATTCGGCAGACGATAGAGCGGGCGATCATGAATCAAACCCGCACCATCCGTTTACCTATTCACATTGTCAAAGAGCTCAACGTTTATCTGCGCACCGCGCGCGAATTGTCTCATAAACTGGATCACGAGCCGAGTGCGGAAGAAATTGCCGAGCAGCTTGATAAGCCAGTCGATGACGTCAACCGCATGCTGCGTTTGAATGAGCGTATTACTTCCGTCGACACCCCGTTGGGTGGGGATTCGGAGAAAGCGCTGCTGGATATTCTGGCAGACGAAAAAGACAACGGGCCTGAAGATACCACTCAGGATAACGATATGAAGCAGAATATCGTTAAATGGTTGTTTGAGCTTAATGCCAAACAGCGTGAGGTGTTGGCGCGTCGTTTCGGTCTGCTAGGATATGAAGCGGCTACGTTGGAAGATGTGGGTCGTGAAATCGGCTTAACGCGTGAACGTGTTCGTCAGATTCAGGTTGAAGGCTTACGCCGCCTGCGGGAAATTTTGCAGGTTCAGGGGTTGAGCATTGAAGAACTGTTTCGTGAATAA
- the proS gene encoding proline--tRNA ligase, which yields MRTSQYMLSTLKETPADAEVISHQLMLRAGMIRKLASGLYTWLPTGLRVLRKVENIVREEMNNAGAIEVSMPVVQPADLWVESGRWDQYGPELLRFVDRGERPFVLGPTHEEVITDLIRNEVSSYKQLPLNFFQIQTKFRDEVRPRFGVMRSREFLMKDAYSFHTSQESLQTTYDAMYAAYSKIFNRMDLDFRAVQADTGSIGGNASHEFQVLATSGEDDIVFSTESDYAANIELAEAVAPKLGRAEATEELRVVDTPNAKTIAELVEQFTLPVEKTVKTLLVKATEESGHKLIALLVRGDHELNEIKAEKIAQVASPLTFATEDEIRAIIGAGPGSLGPVKLSIPVVVDRTVAAMSDFSAGANIDGKHYFGINWERDVALPQVADIRNVVEGDISPDGKGTLQIKRGIEVGHIFQLGSKYSEALKATVQGEDGRNQTLTMGCYGIGVTRVVAAAIEQNHDERGIIWPDAIAPFHVAILPMNMHKSFRVKEVAEDIYQQLRAKGIEVLLDDRKERPGVMFADMELIGVPHTIVIGDRNLDSEEIEYKNRRIGEKQMIKTGEIIDFLLANIVR from the coding sequence ATGCGTACTAGCCAATACATGCTCTCCACTCTCAAGGAGACGCCAGCCGATGCGGAAGTCATCAGCCATCAGTTGATGCTCCGTGCAGGAATGATTCGTAAACTGGCCTCCGGCCTTTACACCTGGTTACCGACCGGTTTACGTGTTTTGAGAAAAGTTGAAAACATCGTGCGCGAAGAGATGAACAACGCGGGCGCTATTGAAGTGTCTATGCCGGTTGTTCAGCCTGCCGATTTATGGGTTGAAAGTGGACGTTGGGATCAGTATGGCCCAGAGTTGCTGCGCTTTGTCGATCGTGGTGAACGCCCATTTGTACTCGGCCCTACACACGAAGAAGTTATTACTGACCTGATTCGTAATGAAGTCAGCTCTTATAAGCAGCTACCACTGAATTTTTTCCAGATTCAAACCAAATTCCGCGATGAAGTTCGCCCACGTTTTGGCGTAATGCGCTCACGTGAGTTCCTGATGAAAGATGCCTACTCTTTCCACACCTCACAGGAATCGTTGCAGACCACCTACGACGCCATGTACGCCGCTTACAGCAAGATTTTCAACCGTATGGATCTGGATTTCAGAGCCGTCCAGGCAGATACCGGTTCTATCGGTGGTAATGCGTCCCATGAATTCCAGGTACTGGCAACCAGCGGTGAAGACGATATCGTTTTCTCAACGGAATCCGACTACGCGGCAAACATTGAACTGGCAGAAGCTGTCGCGCCGAAATTAGGCCGCGCAGAAGCGACGGAAGAACTGCGTGTGGTGGATACACCAAACGCCAAGACCATCGCTGAACTGGTTGAACAGTTTACGCTGCCAGTAGAGAAAACCGTGAAAACGCTGCTGGTGAAAGCAACGGAAGAAAGCGGCCATAAACTGATTGCACTGCTGGTTCGTGGCGATCACGAACTGAATGAAATCAAGGCTGAGAAAATTGCTCAGGTCGCGAGTCCGCTGACGTTTGCAACGGAAGATGAGATCCGCGCAATCATCGGAGCAGGTCCTGGCTCATTAGGCCCGGTCAAACTGTCGATTCCCGTCGTTGTTGACCGCACCGTTGCAGCCATGAGCGACTTCAGCGCTGGCGCTAACATTGATGGCAAACACTATTTTGGCATCAACTGGGAGCGTGATGTTGCACTGCCGCAGGTTGCAGATATCCGCAACGTGGTTGAAGGCGACATCAGTCCAGATGGTAAAGGCACACTGCAAATTAAACGCGGTATCGAAGTCGGCCATATCTTCCAACTGGGCAGCAAGTATTCTGAAGCGTTGAAAGCAACCGTTCAGGGCGAAGACGGACGTAACCAGACGCTGACGATGGGCTGTTACGGTATTGGTGTAACACGCGTTGTCGCAGCAGCGATTGAGCAAAACCATGACGAACGCGGTATTATCTGGCCAGACGCGATTGCGCCTTTCCACGTTGCCATTCTGCCAATGAACATGCACAAATCTTTCCGCGTAAAAGAAGTCGCTGAAGACATCTATCAGCAGTTGCGCGCTAAAGGTATTGAAGTTCTGCTCGACGATCGTAAAGAGCGTCCGGGTGTGATGTTCGCCGATATGGAGTTGATTGGTGTACCGCACACTATCGTGATTGGCGATCGCAATCTGGATAGCGAAGAGATTGAATATAAAAATCGCCGGATCGGTGAAAAGCAAATGATTAAAACCGGCGAAATCATCGATTTCCTGCTGGCGAACATCGTGCGCTAA
- the tsaA gene encoding tRNA (N6-threonylcarbamoyladenosine(37)-N6)-methyltransferase TrmO, with amino-acid sequence MSQFVFNQIGIIRSPYKEKFAIPRQPGLIEDGGGELQLLPPYNQADCVRGLEDFSHIWLLFIFHQTMEGGWRPTVRPPRLGGNARTGVFATRSTFRPNPVGMSLVELKGIRAKGDAITLELGSLDLVDGTPVIDIKPYLPFAESHPQARAGFAQMAPEATMPVFFSPLAENQIAGHQNKYPQLKRFISQVLAQDPRPAYRKGESTTREYAVLLLEFNVRWRVCGEQTEVLSLDPAHTC; translated from the coding sequence ATGAGTCAATTTGTTTTCAATCAGATCGGGATTATCCGTTCACCGTATAAAGAAAAATTTGCCATTCCGCGGCAACCGGGTCTGATTGAAGATGGAGGCGGAGAACTTCAGCTATTACCGCCGTATAACCAAGCTGACTGTGTGCGGGGACTAGAAGACTTCAGCCACATTTGGCTACTGTTCATCTTTCATCAAACGATGGAAGGCGGCTGGCGTCCAACGGTTCGACCACCGCGTCTGGGGGGAAATGCTCGAACAGGCGTTTTCGCTACCCGTTCCACCTTTCGCCCCAACCCTGTCGGTATGTCGCTGGTTGAATTAAAAGGAATACGAGCCAAAGGCGATGCGATTACGCTCGAACTAGGCAGCCTTGATCTGGTCGATGGCACACCGGTCATCGATATCAAGCCTTACCTACCCTTTGCAGAAAGCCACCCTCAGGCGCGAGCGGGTTTTGCCCAAATGGCCCCCGAGGCCACGATGCCGGTATTTTTTTCGCCACTTGCGGAAAACCAAATCGCAGGGCACCAAAATAAATATCCCCAGTTGAAACGCTTTATCTCGCAGGTATTGGCACAAGATCCGCGCCCGGCCTACCGCAAAGGGGAAAGCACCACGCGGGAATACGCCGTTTTACTGTTGGAATTCAATGTGCGCTGGCGCGTCTGTGGAGAACAAACCGAAGTGTTAAGCCTCGACCCCGCGCACACGTGCTAA
- the rcsF gene encoding Rcs stress response system protein RcsF — MRAVPFILLAMSLTGCSLFQKPQAPVPQPVVEAKTVEPAPKPKPPVRPAPAVLYKSAEELVGKPFRDMGEVSGSSCQVSAQDAPPNAANARKRMQSRATAMKANAVLLHECQTVSGVAGCYSQVVCQGTALKVSAQ; from the coding sequence ATGCGTGCTGTTCCCTTTATATTGTTAGCTATGTCGCTGACAGGCTGTTCTTTATTTCAGAAGCCACAGGCACCCGTTCCTCAACCTGTTGTTGAAGCCAAAACCGTAGAACCGGCACCGAAACCGAAGCCTCCCGTTCGCCCTGCTCCAGCCGTGCTGTATAAAAGCGCCGAAGAATTAGTGGGTAAGCCTTTCCGTGATATGGGTGAAGTGTCTGGCTCGTCGTGTCAGGTCAGCGCTCAGGACGCTCCGCCCAACGCGGCAAATGCGCGTAAAAGAATGCAAAGCCGCGCAACCGCAATGAAGGCCAATGCGGTTTTACTACATGAATGCCAAACCGTCAGTGGCGTAGCCGGTTGCTATAGCCAAGTCGTTTGCCAAGGCACCGCGCTAAAAGTCTCTGCACAATGA
- a CDS encoding MetQ/NlpA family lipoprotein: MAIKLKSIATIGALIGALALAGCGQEEKDPNHIKVGVIVGAEQQVAEIAQKVAKDKYGLDVELVTFNDYVLPNEALSKGDIDLNAFQHKPYLDQQIKDRGYKLVSVGNSFVYPIAGYSKKIKSLNELQDGAQIALPNDPTNLGRSLLLLQKVGLIKLKDNVGLLPTVLDVTENPKNIKLVELEAPQLPRSLDDAQIALAVINTTYASQINLTPTKDGLFVEEKDSPYVNLLVSREDNKDAENVKKFVQAYQSDEVNDAANKIFNGGAVKGW, translated from the coding sequence ATGGCGATTAAACTGAAATCTATTGCGACCATTGGCGCACTGATTGGTGCGCTGGCGCTAGCGGGATGTGGTCAGGAAGAGAAGGATCCTAATCATATTAAAGTCGGCGTTATTGTTGGAGCAGAACAACAGGTTGCGGAAATCGCGCAAAAAGTGGCGAAAGACAAATACGGCCTGGACGTTGAGTTAGTCACATTTAACGACTACGTGTTGCCAAATGAAGCTCTGAGCAAAGGTGACATCGATCTGAATGCCTTCCAGCATAAACCTTATCTGGATCAGCAGATAAAAGATCGTGGTTATAAACTGGTTTCTGTCGGCAACAGCTTTGTCTACCCAATTGCCGGTTACTCCAAAAAAATCAAATCGCTGAATGAGCTGCAAGATGGTGCGCAAATTGCGCTGCCAAATGACCCAACCAATCTGGGCCGCTCCCTGCTGCTGCTGCAAAAAGTTGGCTTGATTAAACTGAAAGACAACGTTGGCCTGCTGCCAACGGTATTGGATGTGACTGAAAACCCGAAAAACATCAAACTGGTTGAACTGGAAGCGCCACAGTTGCCACGTTCTTTAGATGATGCGCAAATTGCGCTGGCTGTCATCAACACTACTTACGCTAGCCAGATTAACCTGACACCAACTAAAGATGGCCTGTTTGTTGAAGAAAAAGACTCTCCGTATGTAAACCTGCTGGTTTCACGCGAAGACAACAAAGACGCTGAAAACGTGAAGAAATTCGTTCAGGCTTACCAGTCTGATGAAGTGAACGATGCAGCAAATAAAATCTTTAATGGCGGCGCAGTGAAAGGCTGGTAA
- a CDS encoding methionine ABC transporter permease MetI, with translation MSEAMMWLMAKGVWETVAMTFVSGFFGFVLGLPVGVLLYTTRPGQIIANPKLYRTLSALVNIFRSIPFIILLVWMIPFTRIIVGTSIGLQAAIVPLTVGAAPFIARMVENALLEIPTGLIEAARAMGATPMQIIRKILLPEALPGLINAATITLITLVGYSAMGGAVGAGGLGQIGYQYGYIGYNATVMNTVLILLVVLVYLIQFCGDRAVKAVTHK, from the coding sequence ATGTCTGAAGCAATGATGTGGTTAATGGCTAAGGGAGTATGGGAAACCGTCGCTATGACGTTCGTTTCTGGTTTCTTTGGCTTTGTACTTGGTTTACCCGTGGGCGTTTTATTGTATACCACGCGTCCGGGGCAAATCATCGCCAATCCAAAACTCTACCGGACCCTTTCTGCACTGGTAAACATTTTCCGCTCGATTCCGTTCATTATTTTGCTGGTCTGGATGATTCCTTTTACCCGCATCATTGTCGGAACCTCTATTGGTCTGCAAGCGGCGATCGTTCCTCTCACTGTAGGTGCAGCCCCGTTTATTGCCCGCATGGTGGAAAATGCGCTACTTGAAATTCCAACTGGCCTGATCGAAGCCGCCCGTGCAATGGGTGCGACACCGATGCAAATCATCAGAAAGATATTGCTGCCAGAAGCGTTACCAGGGCTAATTAATGCCGCAACCATCACGTTAATTACGCTCGTAGGCTATTCTGCTATGGGTGGTGCCGTCGGCGCAGGCGGCTTAGGTCAAATTGGTTATCAGTATGGTTATATTGGTTATAACGCGACGGTCATGAATACGGTATTAATATTACTGGTTGTTTTGGTTTACCTGATTCAATTCTGCGGCGACAGGGCAGTAAAAGCTGTCACACATAAGTAG
- the metN gene encoding methionine ABC transporter ATP-binding protein MetN gives MIELSNITKVFQQNGRAITALSDVSLHVPTGQIYGVIGASGAGKSTLIRCVNLLERPTEGKVLVDGQELTQLSDSQLTRARRQIGMIFQHFNLLASRTVFGNISLPLELDNTPKADIAKRVNELLELVGLADKHDVYPANLSGGQKQRVAIARALASNPKVLLCDEATSALDPATTRSILELLKDINRRLGLTILLITHEMDVVKRICDQVAVISDGRLIEQDTVSEVFSHPKTPLAQKFIQSTLHLDIPDDYLARLSPDYRPETTPLLRMEFTGKSVDAPLLSEVARRFNINNNIISAQMDYAGGVKFGIMLTEMHGNDADIKAAIQFLQESHVTVEVLGYV, from the coding sequence ATGATTGAACTTTCTAATATTACTAAGGTTTTCCAGCAGAATGGGCGGGCTATTACCGCACTTTCTGATGTCAGCCTCCACGTTCCCACCGGGCAAATCTATGGCGTTATCGGTGCATCGGGCGCAGGTAAAAGTACACTGATCCGCTGCGTCAATTTATTAGAACGCCCAACAGAAGGGAAAGTGCTGGTTGATGGGCAAGAACTGACCCAGCTATCAGATAGCCAGTTGACGCGTGCTCGCCGCCAGATCGGCATGATTTTTCAACATTTCAACCTGCTCGCCTCACGTACCGTTTTTGGCAACATTTCGCTACCGCTGGAACTGGATAACACACCAAAAGCGGATATTGCCAAGCGCGTTAATGAATTATTGGAGCTGGTTGGGTTAGCGGATAAACACGACGTGTACCCAGCCAACTTGTCCGGCGGACAAAAGCAGCGTGTCGCTATTGCCCGTGCACTGGCTAGCAACCCCAAGGTTCTGCTGTGTGACGAAGCAACCAGCGCATTAGATCCTGCAACGACGCGTTCGATTCTTGAATTACTGAAAGACATCAATCGCCGTCTTGGCCTAACCATTCTTCTTATTACACATGAAATGGATGTGGTGAAACGCATTTGCGATCAGGTTGCGGTTATCAGCGACGGACGACTCATCGAGCAGGACACCGTAAGCGAAGTCTTCTCACATCCGAAAACGCCGTTGGCGCAGAAATTCATTCAGTCAACGTTACATCTGGATATCCCGGACGATTACCTCGCTCGTCTGTCACCAGACTATCGCCCAGAGACTACGCCGTTATTACGGATGGAATTTACCGGCAAATCAGTGGACGCCCCACTTCTGTCCGAAGTTGCTCGGCGCTTTAACATTAATAACAACATTATCAGTGCTCAGATGGATTATGCCGGTGGCGTCAAGTTCGGCATCATGCTGACAGAAATGCACGGCAACGATGCAGATATCAAAGCCGCAATCCAATTCCTGCAGGAAAGTCACGTTACAGTTGAGGTTCTGGGTTATGTCTGA